The region GCCGCTCAGTGGATCGCCGAGGTGACCTCCATGAGCGGCATAAAAACCGCGAGCGCGGCGAATCCGACCATCACCACCAACCCCACGATCAGGAGAGGCGTCATGGCCGCGATCGTCTTTCGGAACAGATTCGGCATCTCCCGGTCGTAGTGCTGCGAAAGGTTCGACAGCATGCCGGGCAGGTCGCCGCTCGATTCGCCCACCATCGCCATCCTCACCACCACTTGCGGGAAACGCCCCGACCGCGCGAGGGCGCCGGAAAAGGTCTCCCCCGCGCGGATCCAGTCGAGCACGGCGCCGATTGCGCGCCCGATCACTCGGTTTCCCGTGCTGCTCTGGGAGAGGTCGAGTGCGCGCTCCAGCGAGATCCCCGACGCGAGGAGCGTGGCGAGCGTCCCCGCCATGCGGGAGAAGGCCGCCATCTTCACGATCCTCCCGAGGATCGGGAGGTTGAGGGCGATCCGGTCCGTCAGCATGCGGAAAGGGGGGTAGCGGCGGAGCCGTGGCCAGCCGATCGCTCCCAGGAAGACCGCCGCGAGAACGGCCGGCAACAGCCGCGAGCCGACGCCTCCGACGGCGAGAAGGATCCGCGTCGGGAGCGGGACCCCCACCTCCAGCGTCTCGAAGAGTCCCTCCAACCGGGGGAAGACGAAGAAGGTGAGGAGGGCCGCGAAGCCGAGAAGGGCGGCGAGCACCGTGACCGGGTAGGAGAAGGCGCGGCGCAGTTCCTGTTTCATCGCCTTGGACCGCTCCAGATGCTCCGTCAGCGAATCGAAGGCGAGAGGGAGCTTCCCGCTCTCCTCGCCGGCGCGCACTATGTTTATGTATAAATCGTCGAAAATCTCCGGGTGGGCGGCGAGGGATTCCGAAACCGAACCTCCTCCCTCGATCCGAACGATCACGTCGCCGAGGAGGTCCCGATAGGTCCGGCTCTCGCTCTGGCCGCGGAGGTCTTCCAGCACCTGAAGAAGCGGGATTCCGGCGTTGACCAGGCTCCCCATGGAGCGGGTGAATTCGATCCGTTCGTCTTCGCCGCCTCCCCGTCGCCCCAGGTCGATCCGGCGGCGTTTTCGCTCCTTCAACTCCAGAAGGGTCAGGGCGCGCTCGCCGAGAGACGCGCGCACCGTCGAGTCGTCCCGCGCGGCGATCTCCCCCCGCACCGGACTGCCGTCTGTCGCCACCGCCTCGTACCGGAATACTTTCATGATTCAACCGAATTCGTCTTGGCCATCAAGAGACCTTGGTCGTTATCCCATGTGTGGCGGAGCGCCTCCGCGACCGACGTCTCACCGCTGATCACCATGCGGCGCGCCTCGTCGAGCATGCTCACCATCCCCTCGCGCCTCGCCGCCGCGCCGATCGCCTCCGCCGCACCGCCGGCCACGAGAGCGTGCCCCACCGCGGGGGTGACGGTCAGCACCTCCGCCACGGCGCGCCGGCCGCGGTATCCCGTTCCGCCGCACCGTTTGCAGCCGCGGGCGCGATAGAGAGCGGTCGCCTCTCCCTCCGAAAGGCCGAGGGCGCTCAGCAGGATCGGATCCGGCGCGGGATCCGGCTCGCGGCAATCGACGCAGAGACGGCGGACCAGCCGCTGCGCCACCACCGCCACCAGCGTGCTGCCGAGCAGGAAGGGTTCCACCCCCATGTCGAGCAGCCTGGCGATCGCCCCGATCGCCGAGTTGGTGTGCAGCGTGGAGAGCACCAGGTGGCCGGTCATGGCGGCGCGGAGCGCGGTTTCCACCGTCTCGGCGTCGCGCATCTCGCCGACGAGAATCACGTCCGGGTCCTGGCGGAGCAGCGCCCGGAGCCCTTTGGCGAATGTGAAACCGGCCTGCACGTTCACCTGCGACTGGCGGACCACCGGCAGTTCGTACTCCACCGGATCCTCGAGGGTGGCGATCTTGCGATCCATCGTGTTGATCGCCTTGAGCGCCGCGTAGAGCGTGGTGGTCTTCCCCGATCCGGTGGGTCCCGTCACCAGGATGATCCCGGACGCGCGCTGGATGGCGGAGGAGAAAGCCCCCAGGTTTTGATCGGCGAAGCCCAGGTCCTCGAGACCGACCACGACCTTGCTCTTGTCGAGAAGGCGCATCACCACGTTCTCGCCGTGGATCGTGGGGAGCGTGGAAACCCGGATCATGATCTGGCGCCGGTCCACCTCGGCGGTGATCTTGCCGTCCTGGGGAAGGCGCGTTTCGGCGATATCCAGATCGGCCAGCAGTTTGATCCTCGCGGTCACGGCGGTCCGGAGTTCCAGAGGGAGGGTGATCGCCGAGACGAGGACGCCGTCGATCCGGTTCCTGGTGCGGACGATCCGCACCTCCGGCTCGACATGCACGTCGGTCGCCCCCCGGCGCACCGCCTCGCGGATGATGGCGTCCACCAGGCGCACCACCGGTTGCTCGCTGACGATGCCGTGGATCTCTTGATGGCGGGAGGAGCGGCTCGCCTTCGCCGCCTCCTCCACGAGCGCGTCGAGAGACTTGCGGACGTCCACGCCGAAGGCCCGGTCCAACGCCGCCAGCACCTCCGACTCCGGCGCCGCCAGCGCCTCCACCGCCCTCCCGGTGAGTTGGCTCACCTCGTCCACGGTCAACACGTCGAAGGAGTTGGCCATGGCGACGCGGAAGAGATTGGCGTCCACGTCAAGCGGGAGAAGGGATCGCTCCCGGCAGAAGGACTCGTCGAGAAGGGCGAGCGCCTCCTTGTTCGGCTCGAACTCGCTCAGCTGCACCTGTTCCAGGCCGGCCTGGTTGGCCAGACTGGAAGTGATCTCCTGTTCGGTGGTGAAACCGAGCGCGACCAGGATCTCGCCGATCCGGCCGCCCGTTCTCTCTTGCTCTTTCAGGGCAAGCGAGAGCTGCGCCTCGGAGATGCAGCCCCGTTCGACGAGCCGCTCCCCGAGGCGTCCCCCGCCCTTCGCCGTAATGGTGCGCCGTTCCGTCATGTGGATGGACGCCCCCGGGCGCGCATCGCGCGCCGTCCGCGCTAACGCTTGATCAGGAAACCCACGTCGTCCCCCTGGACATCCGTGTCGTCCGTGTCCGTGTCGAGCACGCCGTCGGGACCGGCCGAGATGATCCAGACCGGAGCGTTTCCGGCCGCCATAACGGTCGGATGAAGGCTGGCGACGTTGCACCAGTACTGGCGCCCCCACGGATCGGTCTTCATCTTGATCGCATAGGGACCGTTCCAGCGGTTTTCACCGGTGACGTCGTACTTGTTCTTGTTCTTGCCGCCCGGCTTGTTGTCCACGAGCTGGTTGTCATAGCTGTCCGTGACGTTCAGCTTCCCCCAACCCGTAACCTTCGTGCCGAGGGTGGGCGCGGTGCCGTTGGCGTTCTGGAGCAGTTCCACCTCGTACTCGCCCTTGGTGTTCCGGGTCGGCCAACGCCCCGTGTCCTTGTAGAAATCGGTGACGGACGTGGCGATCATCTCCGCGTCCTTCTGGGCCCGAACCGTTTTGGAATCCTCGAGATGCTTGACGATGGTGGGGACCATCACCGCGGCGAGGATCGCGATCACGCCGATCACGGCGACGATCTCGACAAGAGTGAAACCCTGGCTTCGACGCACGCTCCTGCTGCGCATACTTTCCTCCTTGATCTTTGATAAGTTGCACAACACACCGGAGACGCGGCTACCCGTAGCCGCGCCGCCGGAGACAATCGCTCTCGACCGGTGGTCGGTCTAAGTGAATGATCGGCAACCTTTAAGCGGGACTTGATTCGCAGGGCTTTCCGGGGCGGGCCCGGCGGCCTCGACCGGTGCGTCGAGGGACAGCTTCGTCGTTTTTTGCGGTTTTTCGCGGTTTCTCGCGGCCGGGCGGGAGCGGGATGGGGCGCGCCGCCGCCACGGTCGAGAGGGGGCTCCTCCCTCTCGTCCCGTCCCGTCCTGTACATTTTAATAGGAAAGAAAAAGCCGGGGCGCCCGGCGTTCCGGGGCCCCGGCGGCGGGGATCATCGCGAGAGGAGTCTGTCCAACCTCCAGCGAATCGTGTTCCGAAACGCGTGTCCGTTTCCGTCGTACTCATCCGACACGAAACGGATCCTCCCCTCTTCATCGATCCAGTAGACCGTGGGGAGGGCGCTCAGCCGGAAGGCGCGCGCCGTCTCTTCCCAGTCGGGCTCGCCGGCGGTGAGAAGCGTGGTGATGCCGATCTTCTCGTCCCGCAGGTAAGGACGCACGAGCCAGAAGTCCCGGTCCGTGTCGATCGTGAGGAAACGGACGTTCCGGTCCCGGTACTCGTCGGCGACCGCCTGCAGGTGCGGGAGCATCTCCCGGCATGGTTCGCACCAAGTGGTCCAGAAGACGATCACCGCCGCTCCGCCGCGAAGGTCCTCGAGAGCGACCGTTTCGCCGTCCAACGAAACGAGAGAGAAATCGGGCGCCGGACGAGGATCCGGCTCGGCGAGTGCGTCCCGTTTGCGAACCGCTTCCGCCCGCGTAGTCCGGTGTTCCACCTCCTCGCGGAGGGCCGAATCCCTCTCGACGATCCGATCCAGAAGCGGCCCCGCCTCCTCCTCGCCGCCGTCCCGCGCGCGGACGAGAGGATCGACGGCGTCGAAAGCCTTCCCCGCCTCGAGAAGCGCCGCGCCGTAATGATAGAGAACGCGCGGGAAATCGCTCTCCGCCGCGGCCCGCAGTTCCTCCAACGCCTCACCGGTCCGGCCGTCTCGGAAAAGCGCCCAGCCGTAACCGTCGCGGATCATGAGATAGGCGGCGTTCAGATCGGGCAGGACGGACGCCTCCGTGCCCGGGTCCTGGATCCACTCCCGGAGGGTCTCCTTGGCGCGCGCGCCCAGACGAACCGCCTCCGCCGTCCCTTGCCCCGACTCGGCCAGAAGGAAACAGAGGGCCGAAAGCACCTCGGGATCCTCGGTCTCTCCGGCGATGCGCGTCGCCAAGGCCACGCCCCGGTTCGGCGCCGGCGTGCCCAGATAATCCTCGACGAGACGGATGCCGATCTCCGTCGCTTTCGGACCGTCCGGATGAAGAAGCAAATAGCGTTCGAAGTTTTCGATCCGCTCCGTCGCGTCCTCCGCTCCGATCGCCTCCATGGCGGCGGTGCGCTCGTCCAAAAGATCCTCCGGCCTCATCCCGACCCGGCCGAGGGCGACCAGCGCGCGGGCGTACTCCTCACGGAAACGGGGATCGCTGCGGAACACGTCCTCGGCGAGCCGGAAAGACTCGGCCGCCGCGTCGTAATCGTCGCGCGATACTTCGGCCAAGCCGGCCAGATAGTGGGAGCGGGCGATCCGTTCCCGCTTCATCCGCCCCCATGAGCGGAGCGGTATGTCGGCGGGCCTTTCCGACTCCTCGGCGAGGGCACCCCCCCGCCGGGCGAGGGCGAGCGCCTCTTCGGCGCGAACGCCGGAGCGGAGGTACGCCTCGGCGACGATCAACACGCGATCGGGATCGTTCCCGTCTTCGGCGAGGAAAGCCGCCGCCTCGCGCTCCACGGCGCGCTGGAGAGAACCGTCCGCCGGCCGGTTCTCCGACTCCCGCCAACCGCCGCTCGCCGCCACACCGAAGAGCAGGGTGCGCACGCGGTCGCTCCAGGGGCCATCCGGGTATTCCTCCAGAAAGCCGATCATCGCGCGGGCGCGGGCGCCGGGATCCGGCTCCGCGCATGCCATGTAGAAAGCGACCCTCTCTCCGTCCTCCGCCGCGCAGACGGCCGCCGGTGCGCCCGCCGAAACGACGAGGACCAGGAAAAGGACCGACGCCGATCCCGCGATTCTCCCTCTCATCACGCTCCTCCTCTCGGGGGCGGCCGGCGCCGTCCGGCCCGGCCGTCTCCATTGACACCAGGGTAACCCGCCGGCGGTTCCGGGGCCACCGGATCCGACGGACCCGCACGCGCCTTGACCACTCTACCGCCGGAGGGCTAGCCTGGGGACGCGGAGACCCTTCCCCGTCCACGACGGAGGTGCCCGGTGTCACGACGGAAAACCGTTCTGATCGTTCTCGTCCTCGCCGCCGTTCTCTTCATCCTCGCCGCCGGCGCCGTGGGCGCTCTCTATGTGGTATTTTTCCGCCCCTCCGCGCCGGGGATCAGCGACGAATCGGTGCTCGTCATCGACCTGACCGAACCGATAGAGGAGAGAGCGGAAGAGACGCTCTGGGCCGCCCTTCACCGTTCACGACCGGTGAACCTGGTCGCGGCTTCCCGTCTGATCCGGCGGGCGGCGGACGACGACCGGATCGGGAGGGCGGTGCTTCTGGTCGGTCCGTCCCCCGGCTTCGGCTGGGCCGCCGCCGCCGAGATCCGCGGAGCGGTCGCCTTCTTCCGCGATTCCGGCAAACCGGTAGACGCCTACATCGACGCCGCCGACGACCTGGGCTATTCCATCGCCGCCGAGGCGGATCGGGTGTTCCTCTCTCCGAGCGGCCTCCTGCTCGTGGACGGCCTCTACGGCCGCGTGTTCTTCTACAAAAACCTCCTCGGAAGGGCGGACATCCGGTTCGACGAGATTCACGCCGGATCCTACAAATCCGCGCCCGAAAGCTTTACGCGCGAATCGATTTCCGGGCCGGCGCGTGAGCAGATGGACGCGCTTCTCGACGATCTGTTCGATGAATACCTGGGGGCGATCGCCGGGGCGCGGGGATCGGACGCCGGATGGGCGCGCAGGGCGGTGGACGACGGGCCCTACCTTCTCCCCGAGCGAGCGGTGGAGGCCGGGCTGGCCGACTCGGTCCTCGCCCTGCCGGATTTCGAGCGGGCCGCAGGCATCGACGAAGAGGGGAAATCCCTCACCCTCGCGGAGTACGGGAAGGGGTCGGCCGACGGTTTCCGCTTCGGAGGCGCGGAGTTCGCGTTGATCCACGTGGTCGGCGAGATCCTCCCCGGGCCGGACCGCCGGGAACCGGTCGGCGGTCCGATCGCCGGCGCGGAAACGATCATCGGGGCGATCCGGGAGGCCGCCGAGAACGACCGTTACGACGCGATCCTTCTCCGAGTCTCCAGCCCGGGAGGATCGGTCGGCGCTTCCGACGCGATCCGCGAGGAAGTGGTCCGCGCGAGGGAGAAGAAACCGGTGGTGGTCTCCATGGGAGACGTGGCCGCCTCGGGCGCGTATTGGATCGCCTCCGGCGCCGACGGGATCGTCGCCCAACCGGCCACCATCACCGGGTCGATCGGCGTTTTCCTCCTCCGCCCCGTCCTGGAACGCTTTTATGAGCGTTTCGGCGTGGGGCGAGAAGAGTTCCTCCGCGGGGAGCACGCCGATATCTTCTCCACGCCCCGGGCATGGAACGAGGAGGAGAAGGAGAGGATCGGCCGCGGAATCGACGGAATGTACTCTCTCTTTCTCGAGCGGGTCGCCGAGGGGCGCGGGATGAGCGTCGCGCGGGTCGATTCTCTCGCCGGCGGAAGGGTTTGGAGCGGCAAGGCGAGTTATAACAACGGGTTAGTGGACAGAATCGGCGGATTCGACGTGGCGGTCCGTTTCGCCGCCGAATTGACGGGGATCGATCCGGACGCCCGCGTGCGTCTCCATCTCCTCCCCGCGGAGCGGTCGCTGATCGAACGCATCCGTGAGGGGGACTGGGGGATCGCGCGCGCCGGCGAAGACGCAACCATATCTATATTAGAAAGTTATGGTCTGCCCTCCGCCGAAATCCTCCCATTCGGGCCGGAGGGTGGGCCCCTTCGGGCCCGCATCCCCTACCGCATCTCGATCCGCTGAAATACCGCAAGAGAAACAGTCGCATGAAATCTCCCCCCCCCGAACCGGCCGTTCATTATCCGTGTCGGCCGAAAGGAAACGCCGCTCGATTCACGTCAAGAATCGTAACTTCCGCCGGAAAAAATAGATCCCACCTCTTTTTATTGCAATTCGTTATGCGATATGGTAAACTGCGTCCGAGTCAAGGTAGCTCTGGCCGATTGTTCCATTGTTGGAGGTTATTGGTAATTCCTTTTGCGGGTAGCCGTTATGGGGTACCTGTCCCCGGTTACGGCCCGCAGAAAAGGGAGGAAGGGAATCGATGAGATTGCTAACGATCCTGGCTACGCTCGCCGCGCTTGGACTCCTTTTCGTTCCGGCGGCCGAGGCGGACCTGCTGCTGCTCGACTACTTCGGGTATGACTACACCACCCCCGCCCCCAGGGACTTCACTGCCGATGGACAGGAGTACATCGCCGTCGGTGATGTGACGGACATCAACCCGGCGGCGCTTGCGACGGACCCGCTGAACAACCAGTACACCTTCGTGCTCCGCGCCGGGACGCTGACCTCCGCGGATACGGTGTGGACCCCCTTTGGAGACGTCGCCACCTACCAGTTCAATGACGGCGACGGTACCTTCCACATCTACGAGGACCCGATCGCGACCGGCACGGACCGGGATTGGGGATCCTATCCGCCGAACGTCACCGCCCCCGCCTATTTTGAAGACGGAACCTTGATTCTGGGCGCCACTTTCACTAACTTGACCATTAAGGTGAAGCTGGCCGATTGGACCGCGAACCTGAACGGCACCCTCCACTTCTACTGCGGCGAGGGGTGGGGTTCGCTTCCCTGCTACGAGGGATGGACCTTCGCGGGTGAGACGATCGAGCCGGGACAGCCGGACGGCTACATGTGGACCATCGACGGTCTGGTTTACGTCGAGGAAATCTCGACGGAAACGACCAGCTGGGGAGACCTGAAGGGCCTCTTCCGCTAGAGATGATCCGGGTTTTTAAGTACGATAGCGCCGGGTTCCATGCCGGACCCGGCGCGGACTCAGGGCGTTCAGGATAGGGGGGTATCAACTTATGCGAGATTTGCTAAGGCCGATCTTGCTGGGGGCGGTTTGCCTTTGGGCCGTCGTCCCGGCGTTCGCGGTGCAAGGAGTCATCATGGATTGGGCTCCGGACAGTTATGGATGGGAGACCATCTATAACCCCGTAACCCACATCAGCACCGTGGGATCCGAGTTGACCGTTGTCGGCAAGATCGACGTGTTTTACGAGCCGTTCTTGGATCTCGACCCGGTCGCGACCGAATACACGTTCATTTTCCAGGGTCTCGTCTCCGACGGCACCCAAGATATCGGTAGCGGCATGCTGTACACGACCTACAGCGGCGGCTCCTTCGCCATTTATCAGGACCCGGCCAATAACGCCGATTTCGGCACGAATCCGCCGAACGCGGTTTCCCCGGCCACCTTCGTCGACGGCGATCTGATCCTCGAGGGGACGCTCTCCGGCTTCTTTGTCTGGGGATCGACGGGTCCCGGCGGTTATGCCGCGACCTATCAGGCTGATTTCGAGTTCACCGGACCGATGGGCGACGAGAAAGCCCGCGGCGAGTTCTACGACCGCGTGCAGGGCTGCTACGGCACCACCGGCGGCGCCATTTCCGACGATCCCGGCATCGGGATTCCGATCGGATACAGCTATGTCGTGGATGGCCATCTGACCGTGGATGACTGCCGTCCCATCGGCACGGAAGACAGCAACTGGGGCGATGTGAAGCAGCTCTTCCGCTAGCACGAATACGCAGCAGCAGCATACAGGATCGTTGATCGGCCCCGGGGCTCATCCCGGGGCCGGTTTTTTTGCCCGCCGGCGGGCGGTGCGCCCGCTCGCCTCTCCTTGTCGTGTGCGTTCTAACCTGGTCTTTCGGGAAAAAATACGGTATAATGGTCGACATCTCGCCGGGTGGAAACCAGCCGGTTTTCATCGAGTCGTTGACGTGAAACATGTAAGAGGTCTTTCCGACATGCGGATTGCTGTGATTAGCCCCCTGGTCATTGGTCTGCTCATCGCCGCGCCGATCTTCGCGCAGACGGCGGTGATCGAACTCGATATAGACGGCGTATCCGGAAACGGCCCCGACCTGTGGATGCCCTCCATCGGTGATTCGGTGGACGTGGATGTCCTCCTGTACGGCGACCCGCCCCCCGACGATGTCTGCTCCTTTTTTATCTCGGTCTTCGCGGCGGGTGACGTGGAATGTGCCCGTTGCGTCTACCGGACCCCTCCGGGATGGAGAACCACCACCCCTCGGAACGGCGACGGCCTCCTTCTTCAGGGGATGGACCCCACCTTCACATCCCCACTGCAGATGCCGGCCGTGATCGCCACGCTCACCCTCCGGGCGAGCGTCGTCGCCTCGGGGAGCGGGCTCCACATCGACGAGTCCAGCTGGTTCGCCACGGCGACCGGGAACCGCATCTACCCGGCCGTGGACGGCGGAGCGATCGAAATCGAGGCGCTCGCCGCCGAGAAGAGCTCCTGGAGCGACCTGAAACGCGCCTACCGTTAGGCGCCGAAGCCGTTATTCGCCCAGGCTCGGATGCACCCGGTGACTCTTCCCCTCCCTTCGTTCCGCGAGGGTGCTTCTTGATCTTCGCCGTCCTTCGTCTGGATATCCGCTCCAACTTGTGCTATAATTTTAACTTACTGCTCCCCCCCACTTTGCCCGATCCTTCAATTCAGGAGTAAGACATGAGACGATGGCTATCGCTGTTCATCGGAACCATCCTTCTGGTTCTCGGCGCGACCGCCACCGCGGCGATCGCGTCCGACGCGGACCGCGCGTTGCTCGCGGTCGAGGATCCGGCGCCCGAGTGGAAGGCGACACTTCTCCATGCCGGCGTGCCGGTGGTGCGCGATCTGGGCGGGTTCCTCCTCGTCGTCGCCGGTCCGGAGGAGGCCGCCCGCGTGAAGGCGCTCGGCATTCCCTCCGTGACGCTCGATTCCTCGACCGAGGGAAAGACCTACTTCGTCGCCGGCCTCAGGGACGGCGCCCTCGTCGAGACGATCGAACGGCGCGTGCGGGTTCTCTATTTCGACGGCGGCAACGCCGTGATCGAGGCCTCGCCCGACGAGGCGGCCGCCATCGCCGAGCGGGGCATCGAACTCGCCCGTGTCTTCTTCCGGCCCGTCCGGCTCCCGTCGGAAGAGAAACCGGCCGCGGCGGCCCGCTCCCGCGCCGCGGATCCTTTCATCCAGCAAATGGTCGACTCGGTCGACATCGACGTCTTCGACGCGAACGTCCAGCGCATGCAGGATTTCGTGACCCGCTACTGCACCAGCGACAGCGGCGAAGCGGCGATGCACTGGATCAAGGCCGAGTACGAGTCCTACGGCATCGACAGCGTCTACATCCACGATTTCAACGCCTCCTACAACGGGAACGTGGTCGCCACCATCCCCGGCAAAGGGGACCCGAGCAAGATCGTGCTGATCGGCGGCCACTACGACTCCATCAACCCGAGCAACAACAACAACGCCCCCGGCGCGAACGACAACGCCACCGGCACCGCCTGCGCCATGGAGTGCGCCCGGGCGCTCGCCGGCTACGACTTCAACTACACCCTCGTGTTCATGGCTTTCGGCGCCGAGGAGATCGGGCTCTACGGGAGCGACGGCTACGCGAGCATGGCCGCCGCCCGGGGGGATGACATCATCGCCGCCGTCGCGGTGGACATGATCGGCTATGTCGCCTCGGGCGATGCGATGGACCTGGACATCGTGGACAACGCCTCCTCCGAATGGATCCGCGATCTGGTCTTCCAGGCGGCGACGGACTACGTGCCCGGTTTCTCGGTCGTGGACGGCTACATCCCCTCCGGCGCGAGCAGCGACCACGCCTCCTTCTGGGACGCCGGTTACGACGCCGTCCTCTTCTTCGAGGACAGCGACAACTACAGCCCCTACATTCACAGCGCCGACGACGTGGTGGGGCTCTCCTACAACTCGCCCGCGCTCGCCGAGAATTCGGTGAAGCTGGCGGTGGCGACCATCGCTTCCATCGCCGAACCCTTCACCCTCGGCATCGTGCATGAGCCGCTCACGGACACGGAAAACACCTCCGACCCGTACACGGTGACGGCGACGG is a window of Candidatus Eisenbacteria bacterium DNA encoding:
- a CDS encoding type II secretion system F family protein, with product MKVFRYEAVATDGSPVRGEIAARDDSTVRASLGERALTLLELKERKRRRIDLGRRGGGEDERIEFTRSMGSLVNAGIPLLQVLEDLRGQSESRTYRDLLGDVIVRIEGGGSVSESLAAHPEIFDDLYINIVRAGEESGKLPLAFDSLTEHLERSKAMKQELRRAFSYPVTVLAALLGFAALLTFFVFPRLEGLFETLEVGVPLPTRILLAVGGVGSRLLPAVLAAVFLGAIGWPRLRRYPPFRMLTDRIALNLPILGRIVKMAAFSRMAGTLATLLASGISLERALDLSQSSTGNRVIGRAIGAVLDWIRAGETFSGALARSGRFPQVVVRMAMVGESSGDLPGMLSNLSQHYDREMPNLFRKTIAAMTPLLIVGLVVMVGFAALAVFMPLMEVTSAIH
- a CDS encoding type II/IV secretion system protein — encoded protein: MTERRTITAKGGGRLGERLVERGCISEAQLSLALKEQERTGGRIGEILVALGFTTEQEITSSLANQAGLEQVQLSEFEPNKEALALLDESFCRERSLLPLDVDANLFRVAMANSFDVLTVDEVSQLTGRAVEALAAPESEVLAALDRAFGVDVRKSLDALVEEAAKASRSSRHQEIHGIVSEQPVVRLVDAIIREAVRRGATDVHVEPEVRIVRTRNRIDGVLVSAITLPLELRTAVTARIKLLADLDIAETRLPQDGKITAEVDRRQIMIRVSTLPTIHGENVVMRLLDKSKVVVGLEDLGFADQNLGAFSSAIQRASGIILVTGPTGSGKTTTLYAALKAINTMDRKIATLEDPVEYELPVVRQSQVNVQAGFTFAKGLRALLRQDPDVILVGEMRDAETVETALRAAMTGHLVLSTLHTNSAIGAIARLLDMGVEPFLLGSTLVAVVAQRLVRRLCVDCREPDPAPDPILLSALGLSEGEATALYRARGCKRCGGTGYRGRRAVAEVLTVTPAVGHALVAGGAAEAIGAAARREGMVSMLDEARRMVISGETSVAEALRHTWDNDQGLLMAKTNSVES
- a CDS encoding type II secretion system protein GspG — translated: MRSRSVRRSQGFTLVEIVAVIGVIAILAAVMVPTIVKHLEDSKTVRAQKDAEMIATSVTDFYKDTGRWPTRNTKGEYEVELLQNANGTAPTLGTKVTGWGKLNVTDSYDNQLVDNKPGGKNKNKYDVTGENRWNGPYAIKMKTDPWGRQYWCNVASLHPTVMAAGNAPVWIISAGPDGVLDTDTDDTDVQGDDVGFLIKR
- a CDS encoding redoxin domain-containing protein, with product MRGRIAGSASVLFLVLVVSAGAPAAVCAAEDGERVAFYMACAEPDPGARARAMIGFLEEYPDGPWSDRVRTLLFGVAASGGWRESENRPADGSLQRAVEREAAAFLAEDGNDPDRVLIVAEAYLRSGVRAEEALALARRGGALAEESERPADIPLRSWGRMKRERIARSHYLAGLAEVSRDDYDAAAESFRLAEDVFRSDPRFREEYARALVALGRVGMRPEDLLDERTAAMEAIGAEDATERIENFERYLLLHPDGPKATEIGIRLVEDYLGTPAPNRGVALATRIAGETEDPEVLSALCFLLAESGQGTAEAVRLGARAKETLREWIQDPGTEASVLPDLNAAYLMIRDGYGWALFRDGRTGEALEELRAAAESDFPRVLYHYGAALLEAGKAFDAVDPLVRARDGGEEEAGPLLDRIVERDSALREEVEHRTTRAEAVRKRDALAEPDPRPAPDFSLVSLDGETVALEDLRGGAAVIVFWTTWCEPCREMLPHLQAVADEYRDRNVRFLTIDTDRDFWLVRPYLRDEKIGITTLLTAGEPDWEETARAFRLSALPTVYWIDEEGRIRFVSDEYDGNGHAFRNTIRWRLDRLLSR
- the sppA gene encoding signal peptide peptidase SppA — translated: MSRRKTVLIVLVLAAVLFILAAGAVGALYVVFFRPSAPGISDESVLVIDLTEPIEERAEETLWAALHRSRPVNLVAASRLIRRAADDDRIGRAVLLVGPSPGFGWAAAAEIRGAVAFFRDSGKPVDAYIDAADDLGYSIAAEADRVFLSPSGLLLVDGLYGRVFFYKNLLGRADIRFDEIHAGSYKSAPESFTRESISGPAREQMDALLDDLFDEYLGAIAGARGSDAGWARRAVDDGPYLLPERAVEAGLADSVLALPDFERAAGIDEEGKSLTLAEYGKGSADGFRFGGAEFALIHVVGEILPGPDRREPVGGPIAGAETIIGAIREAAENDRYDAILLRVSSPGGSVGASDAIREEVVRAREKKPVVVSMGDVAASGAYWIASGADGIVAQPATITGSIGVFLLRPVLERFYERFGVGREEFLRGEHADIFSTPRAWNEEEKERIGRGIDGMYSLFLERVAEGRGMSVARVDSLAGGRVWSGKASYNNGLVDRIGGFDVAVRFAAELTGIDPDARVRLHLLPAERSLIERIREGDWGIARAGEDATISILESYGLPSAEILPFGPEGGPLRARIPYRISIR
- a CDS encoding M20/M25/M40 family metallo-hydrolase — encoded protein: MRRWLSLFIGTILLVLGATATAAIASDADRALLAVEDPAPEWKATLLHAGVPVVRDLGGFLLVVAGPEEAARVKALGIPSVTLDSSTEGKTYFVAGLRDGALVETIERRVRVLYFDGGNAVIEASPDEAAAIAERGIELARVFFRPVRLPSEEKPAAAARSRAADPFIQQMVDSVDIDVFDANVQRMQDFVTRYCTSDSGEAAMHWIKAEYESYGIDSVYIHDFNASYNGNVVATIPGKGDPSKIVLIGGHYDSINPSNNNNAPGANDNATGTACAMECARALAGYDFNYTLVFMAFGAEEIGLYGSDGYASMAAARGDDIIAAVAVDMIGYVASGDAMDLDIVDNASSEWIRDLVFQAATDYVPGFSVVDGYIPSGASSDHASFWDAGYDAVLFFEDSDNYSPYIHSADDVVGLSYNSPALAENSVKLAVATIASIAEPFTLGIVHEPLTDTENTSDPYTVTATVNAAGTLDTDSLLVRYDIGSGWNEIPLEPSGGAGEYEAEIPAQPGGTFVDYYLLASDESGNRKTHPAGAPAETHSFFVGAITSFYSDDFESDQGWTVGAEGDDATTGIWERGDPQGTTSGGQVQPEDDHTPAPGVNCYVTGRLAGTSAGSYDIDGGITTLLSPVFDLSAYNRAGVSYWRWYTNSMGASPGEDDWRVSVNDGSGWVDLENTTESRNSWTEMVFRLDEVIDLTSTVQFRFIAGDEGSGSLVEAALDDFAIFLYEEISTGVAGNGTGAPARVAITGNAPNPFNPTTVIRYTLPERSDVRLDLYDVNGRLVRALVRGARDAGDRETVWDGRNDRGEPVASGVYLCRLRAGDRGDSRKIVLLR